The segment AACCCGGTTCCTCCCGCTACGAGAATGTTCATATCCGGGATAAGTACCGTCGGAAAGTAAAACTAACTGCCGCGACGGGCGTTTCCGGGACTCCGCGCCGACTCCCGACCGGCGGCGTCGGCGTCCCGACCCGCAGGTCTTTATACCGAGCCGAAACCACCACCGAGTATGCTTATCACCTTGGAGGGTCTCGACGGGAGCGGCAAGACGACCGTCTGGGAGGTCCTGCGCGAGGAGTTCCCCGAGTTCGTCTTCACTCACGAACCGACCGACACGTGGTACGGCGAGGCGGTCAACCGCTCCATGGAGGACGACGATACCGACCCGCTAGCCGAGTTGTTCCTCTTCACCGCCGACCACGCGGCCCACCTCTCGGAGACGGTCCGGCCCGCGCTCGACGAGGGGAAGGTCGTCGTCTCCGACCGCTACTCGGACTCGCGGTACGCCTATCAGGCCGTCAGCATCGAGGGAGCGGTCAAGCGCCCGCTGGAGTACATCCGAGGAGTCCACCAGCCGTGGACGCGGCCGCCGGACGCGACGCTGTACTTCGACGTGGACCCCGAGACGGGCGCGGCCCGGAGCGGCGCGACCAACAAGTTCGAGCAGGCCGCGTTCCTGAGTCAGGTCGAGTCCAATTACGAGCGACTGCGCAACGCCGAACCCGAGCGGTTCGTCCGCATCGACGCCTCCCGGTCGCCCGAGGAGGTCATCGACTCGGCGGTGGACGTGGTAGAGCGCCTGCTCTCGGAGCGCGACGAATAGCCTTTGACCCTCGGTGGCGTAGCACACGCCATGGCAGACGAGGACGCCGGTCGGAGTCGAGCCAGCGAGCGCGGCCGACGCGACCGCGACCGACGCGACCGCGACGACGAGACGGGGTTTCGCTTCTCGCTCCCGCCGGTGGTCCTCCCGGAGATGCGACTTCCCGAGCGCATCCGCCTCGTCTTTCCGATTCCCGACCCGCCCGAGAAGGTCTCGCGGCCGACGAAGGTCCGGGTCTCGTGGGTTCTGCTCGCGGTCGTCCTCGCGGACGCGCTGGACGCCGCCGTCGTCCTCGCGGCGGGTCCCGAGACGCTGACGTGGGCGCGAGCGGCGGTCGGCCTCGTCGCCGCGGCGTTCCTCGTCGGCGGGCCGGGACTCCTCTACGCGTGGGAACTGCTGGCGGTGCTGGGCGGTCTCGGGTGGCTCTCGGTCGCGCCGACGCTGACGGTGCTGGTGTTGGCCCGAATCGTGCTGTCACAGTAATTCGGCGGGGTTTCTGGGTGGATTTCGGACGCTCCTCGGCGCGCGGCGGCGGTGCGGTGCTGTGCGGCGTGACCGGAGTCGGCAGTAGTCCGGTTCGACTCGCCTCACATCGACTTCTTCACCCTTCGTTCGAGTACAGTCGAGACTCCACAGATAATCGCCTTTTTACCGTCACGGCGTCTCGTCCCGAGCATGAACGACGCGGAACTCGCCGCGAAGATAGACCACACCGTCCTCGGACCGGAGACGACCCTCGCCGACGTGGAGGAACTCCTCGACGCGGCCGCGGAGTACGGCATGAACGCCTGCATCCCGCCGTGCTACGTCGCCGAGGCCGACGAGTACGCACCGGACGTGACCCTCGCCACGGTAATCGGCTTCCCGCACGGTCAGCACGCCACCGCGGCCAAGCGCGAGGAGGCCGTCCTCGCCTACGAAGACGGCGCGGACGAGTTGGATATGGTCATCAACGTCGGCCGTCTGAAGGCCGGAGACCACGAGACGGTTCGCGAGGACATCGAGGAGGTCGTCGCCGCGGTCCCGATTCCGGTGAAGGTCATCATCGAGACGGCGCTGCTCACCGACGACGAGAAACACGCCGCCTGCGAGGCCGCCGAGGAGGCCGACGCGGCGTTCGTCAAGACCTCGACCGGGTTCGCCGACGGCGGTGCCGAAGTCGCGGACGTGGAACTGATGAGCGAGTACCTGCCGGTGAAAGCCAGCGGCGGCGTCGGCAACTACGAGCAGGCGAAGGCGATGTTCGACGCGGGGGCCGAGCGCATCGGCGCGAGTTCGGGCGTCGAAATCGTCGAAGACTTCCGGAACAACTACTGATAGGGATTATCGTAGCAAGCTATAGATTCGTGCGACCATTCTCTGCGTAATCGAGCGACGGCACCCGCAGTCAGCGTAGTGAATCTCCGCAGTTCTACGATAATACCTATGAGCGCCAGCGACCGGGTGTCAACGACCGAGTGTCCGCGACCGGGCGGCGTTCAGTCGTCGTCACCCGACGGCGACCCTTGGCTTTGCTGGGACGACATGCTCGATGCGCCGCTCCGGGCGGTGCCCGCCCAGCGGTTCATGTTGTTGGCGATGTAGTCTTTACTCCCCCAGCCGAAGCCGACGCCGATGGCGAGCGCGAGGCCCGCGGCGAGTCCCCACGCGAGGGCTTGGGCGAAGATGTACAGCAGTTCCACGTCGATGCCCATCGTGTCCAGACCGATGACGACCGCGGTGAAGTACAGGAACATCCGGACGCCGTTGGCGAAGTACTTCGCGTAGGCGGTCTGGGTGGCCGCGCGCGTTCGTTCGATGGCGTCACCGATGAAGTCCGAGACGATGAACCCGCCGATGATGACCAGCAGTCCGGCGACGAACGCCGGGAGGTACGACACCGCGGTCGCTATCCACTCCGAGAGAATCGGGATGGCGAGCGTGTTCGCGGCCGCGAGGACGGCCAGCGCGTAGACGAACCACGCGGTGACCTTCCCGAGGAAGTTCGACAGCGCGTCGCGTGAGTCGCCCATCATCCGGCCGATGGGCGTGCCGCGGGCGCTCCGGTCGAGTCCGGCCTTGTCGGCGACGCCAGCGACGACCTTCCCGAGGGCTTTCCCGACGACCCATCCGATGAGCAGGATGACGATAGCGCCGACGAGTCTCGGGAGCGCCGCGATAATTTCCGAGAAGGCGTTTCCGAGCCAGTCGGGGACGTTTCCGAACAGTTCTCCGCCGTCCGCTTGCAGTAGTACGTTTGGTCCGTTCATGTGTTCTCACCGGAATCGCTCCGGTGTCAGAGCGAGGGTCCCGGCGTAGTTTGTTCTTGGCCGCATACCGATTTCGGACGCTCGGGCGGGGCGAGTCGGTTTTCAGAGCCTGAGCGCCGTAGTCGCGAGCTAGTGTAAGATTTCGGCCTATTCGGCCGGGCGGGCGAGACGCGACGTGAAACGAGACGAAACGAACGCGTGATTGAAAATTCGACGGAATAAATCGACCGGTGAGCGTGCGACCGCCGGGAAACTGACCGACGCGACGGCGGTCGGACCGACGTAGCCACGACCGGTTGACTCGTCTCCGCTCCGGAACGAAACCCGACCGCGTGCCGCGCCGCCGCGACCGTCGGCGGTCCCGGCCAACGTGTTTCGATTGGGGCAGGTGAAATCGACGTTTTCTACGACGCCGAAAGACCGAGAGAATGCGGGCCGGACCCGAGGAGACTCATCCGATGAGCGTCGTCACGCCCGCGGTTTCGAGCAGGAGCCACCCGACGAACGCGGCGTAGGCGACCAACAGCGCGTAGGCCTCGCCGGGCGTGAGTTCGAGGTCGGTCCGAGCGAGCGCGAAGAACAGGACCGTCGCGGCGACCAGCGCGGCCATCATCGGGACCGCGACGCCGAAGTTCACCGTGGTCGCGCCTGCGACGAGGACGCCCGCGGGGAGCGCCACCAACAGGTCGAAGACGTTGCTCCCGAGGACGTTCGCGAGGCTGGTGACGCCCTCGCCCTTCTGCGAGGAGCGCACGCTGACGAACGTGTCGGGCAGGCTGGTGACGATGGCGACGACCGTCAGCCCCCAGAAGAAGCTCGGGATGCCGAGTATCTCCTCGAATTCGAGGACGGCATCGACCAGTCCCTCGACGCCGACCACGATGACGACGAGGCTCACCGCGAGCGTCGCCCAGAGGCGGAGCGGGTTCGCGTCCACGGTGCGCTCCTCGCGCAGGTCTCGCGTGTCGAGGTACTGGATGAAGACGTAGAGGACGTAGAGCGCGACCAGCAGGAGCGCGAGCGGTCGATTGAGCGTCCCGCTGAGCGTCCCGTCGGAACTCGGGAAGTAGATGACCGCAAAGGAGAACACGACCAGCGTGGCCGCGACCGAGACCATGTAGAACTGCGTCTCCTTGAACACGACCGCCCGGTCGGCTTCGAGGTTCTCCGTGCCAGCGAGCGTCGAGACGGCCGGAATGACGAGGATATTGAACACCGCCGAACCGACGATGGCCGCCGCGCCGAGTTCGAAGTCGCCGTGGACGAACGTGGCGATGACCGTACTCGACAGCTCCGGGAAGCTAGAGCCGACCGCGGCGACGACCGCGCCTTGGATGATGGCGGGCAGGCCGTAGTAGGCCGCTAACTCCTCGGCGGCCTCCTCGAGCCAGACGCTTCCCTTCCAGATGACGGCGGTCGAGACGACAGCGATGCCGAGCGAGAGCGCGAGGGACACGGCGGAGAGATGCACCTCGGCGGACAAGTCGGTTGTGGAGTCCGACTGGCGACGAACGCGACCAGAAACGTTAACTCCTCGTTCGGCCAATCGAGTGATATGTCAGACATCCCGGTCGGCGGTGCAGTTGGCGCGGTACGGGAGTTCGACGACGCGTCCGGCGTCTCGCTGGTCGCGGTGGCGGTGGCGTTCCTCGCGGTCGGCTACGCTGGCGGGAGCGTACTCGCTGGCGAACCGGTCGAGTCCCAGACGTGGCTGATCGCGGCGATTCTCCCCTGTCTGGTGGCGGTACTCGCGTTGCACGCCAGCGAGTCGTAGCTGGCGAACCGGTTCACGGACCGCGAACGCCTCGATGCGGCGGGCGGCCGCGGGCCAATCCGTCGCGTTTTTGCCCGCGTAGTCGAAACGCTTCCATAGCGAATGGCCCGGTATCACATCGAAACCTACGGTTGCACGTCGAACCGGGGCGAGAGCCGCCAGATAGAGCGGCGGCTCCGCGACGCGGGCCACCACCGCGTCGAGGGCGCCCAGCAAGCCGACGTGGCCATCCTCAACACCTGCACGGTCGTCGAGAAGACCGAGCGCAACATGCTCCGGCGGGCCGAGGAGCTAGAGGACGAGACGGCCGACCTCATCGTCACCGGTTGCATGGCTTTGGCGCAGGGCGAGGAGTTCCGCGACGCGGGCGTGGACGCCGACGTACTCCACTGGGACGAGGTGCCCGAGGCGGTCACGAACGGCGAGTGTCCGACGACGACGCCGGACGCCGAACCCGTGTTGGACGGCGTTATCGGCATTCTGCCCATCGCTCGGGGCTGTATGTCCGACTGCTCGTACTGCATCACGAAGAAGGCGACCGGGAAGATAGATTCACCGCCCGTCGAGGAGAACGTCGAGAAGGCCCGCGCGCTGGTCCACGCCGGGGCGAAGGAGATTCGAATCACGGGACAGGACACCGGCGTCTACGGCTGGGACGAGGGCGAGCGCAAGCTACACGAACTGCTGGACCGCATCTGCGACATCGAGGGCGACTTCCGCGTCCGGGTCGGAATGGCGAACCCGAAGGGCGTCCACGGCATCCGCGACGAGTTAGCCGAAGTCTTCGCCGAGAACGAGAAGCTGTACAACTTCATCCACGCGCCGGTCCAGTCCGGAAGCGACGACGTGCTGGGCGACATGCGCCGCCAGCACCAAGTCGAGGAGTACGTCGAAATCGTCGAGACCTTCGAGGAGCATCTGGACTACTGGACGCTCTCGACCGACTTCATCGTCGGCTTCCCCACCGAGGAGGACGAAGACCACGCCCAGAGCATGGCGCTGCTGCGCGAGACCCGCCCCGAGAAGATAAACGTCACCAGATTCTCGAAGCGCCCCGGCACCGACGCCGCCGACATGAAGGGACTGGGCGGGCAGGTCAAGAAGGACCGCTCGAAGGAGATGACCGACGCGAAGATGGAGGTCGTCGCCGAGGCCTACGACGCGATGGTCGGCGAGACCCACGAGGTGCTGGCGGTCGAGGAGGGAACCGGCGACTCCGTGAAGTGCTACGACGAAGCCTACCGGCAGGTCATCGTCCAGAACGCGCCCGACCACGGCGTCGAGGTCGGTGACTTCGTGGACGTGGAAATCACGGGCCACCAGACGGTGTACGCGTTCGGCGAACCGGTCTGACGGGCCGCCGCGCGGACGCCCGTCTCCGGAGTTCTACGCTACTCGTCTTCGACGACGATAGTGGCGACCATGCCCGCCGAGCGGTGGGCCTGACAGTAGAACCGATAGGTCCCGGCCGTCTCGAAGGTGTGGCTGTACTCGTGGCCCTCGTCGTAGAGGGTCGTGGCGTCGCCCGCAGTCCCTTCCCAGTCGGCGTCGTCGGGTTGGCTCTCGACCACGACGTTGTGGTCGTCGGACTTCCAGACGAACGGTACCTCGGTCCCGGTGGCCACCGACAGCGGCCGGTCGGTGCCGGGCGAGAACGTCAGTTCGTCGTTCGGCCCGACTTCCACGGGGAGGTCGTCGGCCGTGGCGAACTCGGCGGTCGCGTCCTCGGGCGTGACGAATATGGTGCCCCTCATGCCGATGGACTCGTGGGGCGCGCAGTGGAACGCGTATCGCCCCGGCTCCTCGAACGTGTGCGACAGGGAGTAGCCCCGCTCGTAGACGGTTCCGGGGCCGTCGGGCGTTCCCTCCCAATCGGCGTCGTCCGGTTGGTCGTCCACGACGACGTTGTGGTTGTCGGACTTCCAGACGAACTCGACGGTCGTTCCGGGGGCGACGACGAGCGGCCGGTCGCCGGAGGGCGCGAAGGTGAACTCTCCGCCGGGACCCACCTCCACCGTAGCGGTCGAGCCGTCCGAATCGGTCGTCGTCTCGGAATCGGTCGTCGCCGAATCCGACGGCGTTGGGGTCTCCTCGGTGTCGGTCGCGGAACCGTCGGGACTGCCCTGCCCTCCGGCGAGACACCCGGAGAGCGCGCCGGTCGCGAGGACCACGCCGCTGGTTTTCAGCACGGTTCGGCGGTCGGGGCGGCGATTACGTGACATAGGGACCACACACGAACTTGTTCGGCAAAAATCATAACAATGGCGCGCGATTCCTAGAACGTGAAAACCGGGTAACTATTTCGAGGGCGGGTGGGTCGGGGCGAGTGACGGTCCACCGGAGTTCCGCGCGCTCACGGTCTCGACGCGCCGTCCTCGACCAACTCGTCTATCGTCTCGTCGTCTTTCCACTCGCCCAACTCTTTCGGGTCCACGTGGACGAACACGTCGTCTACCTCGTCCAACTCGCGGATGGACTCCACGATGTCGGTCTCGATGTCGTGGGCCTCGAACAGCGTCCGGTCGCCCTCGACCTCGATGTGGAGGCTCACGTCTATCTCCGGGCCGACGTAGTGGGCGATAACGTCGTGGGCACCCTCCACGTCGGGGTGGTCCAGCGCCCGGCGGATAATCTCGACGCGCAGGTCCTCGGGCGGCGCGCTCCCGACGAGGTAGTCCACGTTGTCCTGCACGATTTCGTAGCCCGTGTAGAGGATGCCGACCGAGACGACGGCCGCCGCGATGGGGTCCAACACCGGCAAACCGACGGTCCCGCCCAGCACGCCGACCAGCGCCGCGCTCGCGGTCAGGATGTCGTTGCGGTTGTCGAGCGCGGTGGCGGTCAGCGCGGGCGAGCGGGTCTCCTCGGCGACTCGCAGACAGTAGCGGTAGAGACCGAACTTCACCGCGGCGGTGCCGACCAGCACGCCCACCGCGGCCGGGGAAGTGACGGCGGCCCCGACCTGCCCCGAAAGCACGGAGGAGGTCGCCCGCCAGAGGACGCCCGCGCCCGCCGCGAACACGCCGACAGCGATGAACAGCGAGACGAACGGCTCGATGCGCTCGTGGCCGTGCGGGTGGCTGAAGTCGGGCGGTTGGGTCGTCAGATAGAGTCCCGCGAGGATGACGATGCTGTACGCCGAGTCGGCGAGGCTGTTGACCGCCTCGGAGCCGACCGCGAGGCTCCCGGTCGTCCACCAGACCAGCCCCTTGGCGACGACCAGCAGGACGTTGACTCCGAGGACGATTGCGCCGACGCGGCGCATGCTCCGCTCGCTCATCGGAGGTGTCTTCGGACTCCCGAACAAAGGGCGTATCGTTCTGGCTTCCTGCCCCTTCAGAACCGAAAGCGAATCGCGCGCTCGTCGTCGTCGGGGACCTCCGCGCCGTCCTGCTCGGCGAACGCCTCGCGCACCCGGTCGTAGGTCTCGTCTATCGCTTCCACGATGACTTTCGTGTCCGAGACGACGGGCATGAAGTTAGTGTCGCCCTCCCACCGCGGGACGACGTGGGTGTGGAGGTGGTCGTCGATGGAGCCGCCCGCGCCCTGCCCGAGATTGAGACCCGCGTTGAACCCCGTCGGCGAGAGCGCCGCCTCCAAGGCGTCGAAGGTCCGTTGCTTGAGGCGAGCGTGGTCCAGCAGGGCCTCCTCGGAGAGGTCTCGGTAGTCGCCGGTGTGGTCGCGGGGGATGACCATCGCGTGGCCCGGATTGTAGGGGTAGTTGTTGAACAGCACGAAGGCGTGGTCGCTCCGGGCGACGACGAGGTTCTCGCGGTCGTCGTCCCGGTCGGCGAACGTACAGAAGACACAACCCTCGATGTCCTCGTCATCGTCTCGCTCCACCCACTCGATGCGCCACGGTGCGAAGACCTGTTCCATACGGCTTCGAAGGGCGACGAGGGTTTAGGCTCCGGCGGTTCGCGGCCAGCTCCCGCGTCGAGTCAGTCGGGGGCTCCTCGACCAGCGCACCGCTCCGGGGTCCCCCAGTGCTACGAGTGAATGGCCCGGCTTAACAGGTGGATAGAACGGCTCGAATCCGAACTGATGCTGGTGTTTTTGCGGTTTGCGATGTGCGGTCTCGACAGCCGAAACGAATATATAAAACCTCCGGCCGTTGCACGGAGTTTTTGTTTCATTACTCGCTCTAACGAGAGTATAAACTGTTTCGGCCGTTCTCGCTCTACGCCACGGGTGAATCGACAGACTGCGGCGGAATGAACGGTTCGAACGCCCCCCAACGGAAGGGGGTTTTTATGCTCCTATCAGCGCAAGAAGAGACCGAGAGGAAGGTCACGATGGCTACACAAAATCACAACTTCCAAGCGATAACGGAATCGTGCGACCAGTGCGGACGCGAGACGCCACACGAGGTCTCCGTCCAAATTCGGACCGAGAGCCAGAAGCGCGAGAACGCCGAGTTCTCGCGGGAACCCTACCGCGTCACCGAGTGCGAAGTCTGTGGCGCGGAGTCCAGCCAGCGGATGAACAACGCGTAACGCCGCCACATCCCCTGCTGCCCGGCCCCATGGGGTGGGGTTCTGTTCCTGCTTTCGAGTTGCGTCGAGGAGGTACCATCCCTGCCGTACAGTCGATGCCGAGGAGTTCCGCCACTGCGCTCCGGTATGGCTCCCGTGCTGAAAATAAAACACGTCGCCGCGAAAGGTATCGTCTTTTCCAATGGTATCAACGGGCTGGAAATCGGGAGCGCAGAGAGGTTCCCCGAGGCCCGCTCCTCTCTCGGGAGCGTCGCGGGACTACTCGGTCGTGACTTCACACCCGTCTTCGGTGACGATGAGGGTGTGTTCCTTCTGGCTGACCAGCTTCCCGTCGTCCTCCTTCAGAACCGGGTAGCCGTGGACGATGTCGTTCATCTTGAGGCGGCGCAGCGCCATCTCGGCGCGGGGCACGTCGAGCCACCGCTGGGCGAACGGGAGCGTCCGGAACTCGTCGGTGATCTGTTCGAGCGCCTTCCGGGCCTGTCGGTCGCGGACCGACCCCTCGCGTTCGAGGGCGAAGATCTCCTCGTCGTTGCCCTCCGTCACCTTGCCGGTGCCGTCGGTGGCGAACGGTTCGATAGCCACCACGTCGCCGACCTCCAACTCGACGCCTTGGGAGACGGCGCGGTTGGGGATGTTCGGCGCGACGTGTTGCTGGTACTGGTCGAGGCCGTGACCGGTGAGGTTGACGACGGGGTTGAACCCGTAGCCGTCGATGACCGACCCGATTTCGGCACCGATGTCACCGGTCTCGACGCCGGGTTCCACCATGTCGAGGGCCGCTTCGAGGGCCTCCTCGCTGGCCTCCTTCAGCTCGGGGTTGCCCGACAGGTCCACCGTAATCGCGGTGTCGGCTATCCAACCGTCCACGTGGACGCCGATGTCGAGGTTGATCATCTCCTCGCCGAACTCGGTGTCGTCGTCGGCACCCGGCGTGGCGTGGGCGGCCTCCTCGTCCACGCTGATGTTGACCGGGAACGCGGGTTCGCCGCCGAGTTCGCGGATGCGCTCCTCGGCGTACTCGGCGACCGCCAACTGCTCGGTGCCGACTTCCACGCGGTCGGCGGCCTCCTCGCGGACCTGTGCGAGGATTTCTCCGGCCTCGCGGTGCTTCTCGTACTTCTCGGCTTCGAGGTCCACCTCGGTTTCGCTCATGGATCTACGTTGTCCTGAGTCCCGGAAAGAGTTTCCGTCTCGGAGAGGCCCGAACCGAAGTCGGCGACGACGGGCGAGGAGGCCGTCGGGGAGTCTCGACCGGCGAGGAAAGGCCGTTCACGCGGGAACGCACCGCAAAGTGGTTAGGGCCGTCGTACCAGCGGGATAATTCCGCTGTAACGGCAGTAATAGCCCGTCAAAACCCCAAACGGAACGAAACGGTTGGTCCCGTTTATTGGCGGTTCCGGCGATATGACTGCCTGCATATGCAACGAGAAACCGGCGCAGTGCTGATGGTGACGGCCCTCGTTCTCGCCAGCGTCCCGCTGGCGGCCCTCGGAGGGACCGCATCGTCGCCTGCCGCGCAATCGGAGAACGTTACCTTGCAGAACGTGCAGGTCGAACAGTTACAGTTAGCGAACGCGACAGTCGAAGACGCGACGATTCAGAATCTACAGGTGAACACGGTCGAGATTACTAGACAGAACCAGACACTGGAGAACGCGACGCTCCAGAACGTCCGACTACAGAGCCTCTCGGTCCAGAACGTCTCGATGGAGAGCCTCCAGACAGAAGACCAGACGCTCTCGCAGGCGCTGAGCGGGAACACGTCGGTCCAGTCGGCCACGGTGCAGGACCTGACCATCGAGCAGATGAACGTCTCGCAGTTGACCGTCCAGAGCCTCCGCGTCGAGAGCGGTCAACAGATGGGCGGCGAGACGACTCAAGAGACGACGACCCAAGAAGGCGCGCTCCAAGACGAGACCACCACCGCGATGGGTCAGGAGACGACCCAAGAAGGTGAGGAGACCACCACGGAGGCGGCCGAGGAGACCACCGTGATGGACGAGGAGACGACGATGGCCGAAGAGACGACGATGGCCGAGCAGGAGACCACGACCGAAGCGGGTGGCGAGGCCCAACTCGGTAGCGTCACGGTCGAGAGCGCGACCATCGAGAACTTCCAAGTGGACCAGATGAACGTCGGGACGATGGTTCTCATGGACATCGGTGCCCAAGCGGGCCAGATGACCGCCGAGGAGACCACCACCGCCGCGGAAGAGACCACGACCGAAGAGGAGACCACGGAAGCCGCTGAGGAGACCACCGCGGCTGACGAAGAGACCACGATGGCGGCCGAGGAGACGACCGCGGCCGCCGAGGAGACCACCGAAGCCGCGCTCCAAGACGAGACCACCACGGAAGGCGAGACGACCGAAGCCGGTGGCGAGACCGGCCAAGCAGGGGACACGACTATCAGTAGCGTCTCGGCCCAGAGCGTGAGCGTCGAGCGCGCCGTCGTCGGCTCGGCCGCGGCGAGTTCGGTCAACGTCGGAAGCGGGCAGGTCGCGCTCATCTCCATCCAGAACCTGAACGCCCCCGACGCGGTCGAGCAGGGCGAGTCCTACACCGTCGAGGCGGTCCTCGTCAACGTCGGTAACGACCAAGTGGCCAAGCAGGTGTCCTACCGCATCGCGGGTAACGTCATCGACTCCGAACTCGTGCAGGTGCCCGCGGGTGGCTCGGCGACCGTCACGTTCAACGCGAGCATCGGTCAGTTCCCGTCCGGGACTTACACGCACGGCGTCTACACCGACGCCGCGCGCTCGACC is part of the Halorussus salinus genome and harbors:
- the tmk gene encoding dTMP kinase, coding for MLITLEGLDGSGKTTVWEVLREEFPEFVFTHEPTDTWYGEAVNRSMEDDDTDPLAELFLFTADHAAHLSETVRPALDEGKVVVSDRYSDSRYAYQAVSIEGAVKRPLEYIRGVHQPWTRPPDATLYFDVDPETGAARSGATNKFEQAAFLSQVESNYERLRNAEPERFVRIDASRSPEEVIDSAVDVVERLLSERDE
- the deoC gene encoding deoxyribose-phosphate aldolase, producing MNDAELAAKIDHTVLGPETTLADVEELLDAAAEYGMNACIPPCYVAEADEYAPDVTLATVIGFPHGQHATAAKREEAVLAYEDGADELDMVINVGRLKAGDHETVREDIEEVVAAVPIPVKVIIETALLTDDEKHAACEAAEEADAAFVKTSTGFADGGAEVADVELMSEYLPVKASGGVGNYEQAKAMFDAGAERIGASSGVEIVEDFRNNY
- a CDS encoding mechanosensitive ion channel family protein yields the protein MNGPNVLLQADGGELFGNVPDWLGNAFSEIIAALPRLVGAIVILLIGWVVGKALGKVVAGVADKAGLDRSARGTPIGRMMGDSRDALSNFLGKVTAWFVYALAVLAAANTLAIPILSEWIATAVSYLPAFVAGLLVIIGGFIVSDFIGDAIERTRAATQTAYAKYFANGVRMFLYFTAVVIGLDTMGIDVELLYIFAQALAWGLAAGLALAIGVGFGWGSKDYIANNMNRWAGTARSGASSMSSQQSQGSPSGDDD
- a CDS encoding sodium:calcium antiporter, giving the protein MSLALSLGIAVVSTAVIWKGSVWLEEAAEELAAYYGLPAIIQGAVVAAVGSSFPELSSTVIATFVHGDFELGAAAIVGSAVFNILVIPAVSTLAGTENLEADRAVVFKETQFYMVSVAATLVVFSFAVIYFPSSDGTLSGTLNRPLALLLVALYVLYVFIQYLDTRDLREERTVDANPLRLWATLAVSLVVIVVGVEGLVDAVLEFEEILGIPSFFWGLTVVAIVTSLPDTFVSVRSSQKGEGVTSLANVLGSNVFDLLVALPAGVLVAGATTVNFGVAVPMMAALVAATVLFFALARTDLELTPGEAYALLVAYAAFVGWLLLETAGVTTLIG
- a CDS encoding tRNA (N(6)-L-threonylcarbamoyladenosine(37)-C(2))-methylthiotransferase, whose protein sequence is MARYHIETYGCTSNRGESRQIERRLRDAGHHRVEGAQQADVAILNTCTVVEKTERNMLRRAEELEDETADLIVTGCMALAQGEEFRDAGVDADVLHWDEVPEAVTNGECPTTTPDAEPVLDGVIGILPIARGCMSDCSYCITKKATGKIDSPPVEENVEKARALVHAGAKEIRITGQDTGVYGWDEGERKLHELLDRICDIEGDFRVRVGMANPKGVHGIRDELAEVFAENEKLYNFIHAPVQSGSDDVLGDMRRQHQVEEYVEIVETFEEHLDYWTLSTDFIVGFPTEEDEDHAQSMALLRETRPEKINVTRFSKRPGTDAADMKGLGGQVKKDRSKEMTDAKMEVVAEAYDAMVGETHEVLAVEEGTGDSVKCYDEAYRQVIVQNAPDHGVEVGDFVDVEITGHQTVYAFGEPV
- a CDS encoding plastocyanin/azurin family copper-binding protein, with the protein product MSRNRRPDRRTVLKTSGVVLATGALSGCLAGGQGSPDGSATDTEETPTPSDSATTDSETTTDSDGSTATVEVGPGGEFTFAPSGDRPLVVAPGTTVEFVWKSDNHNVVVDDQPDDADWEGTPDGPGTVYERGYSLSHTFEEPGRYAFHCAPHESIGMRGTIFVTPEDATAEFATADDLPVEVGPNDELTFSPGTDRPLSVATGTEVPFVWKSDDHNVVVESQPDDADWEGTAGDATTLYDEGHEYSHTFETAGTYRFYCQAHRSAGMVATIVVEDE
- a CDS encoding cation diffusion facilitator family transporter, producing the protein MSERSMRRVGAIVLGVNVLLVVAKGLVWWTTGSLAVGSEAVNSLADSAYSIVILAGLYLTTQPPDFSHPHGHERIEPFVSLFIAVGVFAAGAGVLWRATSSVLSGQVGAAVTSPAAVGVLVGTAAVKFGLYRYCLRVAEETRSPALTATALDNRNDILTASAALVGVLGGTVGLPVLDPIAAAVVSVGILYTGYEIVQDNVDYLVGSAPPEDLRVEIIRRALDHPDVEGAHDVIAHYVGPEIDVSLHIEVEGDRTLFEAHDIETDIVESIRELDEVDDVFVHVDPKELGEWKDDETIDELVEDGASRP
- a CDS encoding HIT family protein, translated to MEQVFAPWRIEWVERDDDEDIEGCVFCTFADRDDDRENLVVARSDHAFVLFNNYPYNPGHAMVIPRDHTGDYRDLSEEALLDHARLKQRTFDALEAALSPTGFNAGLNLGQGAGGSIDDHLHTHVVPRWEGDTNFMPVVSDTKVIVEAIDETYDRVREAFAEQDGAEVPDDDERAIRFRF
- a CDS encoding DUF7835 family putative zinc beta-ribbon protein yields the protein MATQNHNFQAITESCDQCGRETPHEVSVQIRTESQKRENAEFSREPYRVTECEVCGAESSQRMNNA
- the map gene encoding type II methionyl aminopeptidase, producing the protein MSETEVDLEAEKYEKHREAGEILAQVREEAADRVEVGTEQLAVAEYAEERIRELGGEPAFPVNISVDEEAAHATPGADDDTEFGEEMINLDIGVHVDGWIADTAITVDLSGNPELKEASEEALEAALDMVEPGVETGDIGAEIGSVIDGYGFNPVVNLTGHGLDQYQQHVAPNIPNRAVSQGVELEVGDVVAIEPFATDGTGKVTEGNDEEIFALEREGSVRDRQARKALEQITDEFRTLPFAQRWLDVPRAEMALRRLKMNDIVHGYPVLKEDDGKLVSQKEHTLIVTEDGCEVTTE